Below is a genomic region from Amycolatopsis sp. 195334CR.
ACGCTCGACCTCGGCACCGGGCGGTCCGGGGTGGCGCTGTCGGAACTGTCGCGGTTCGTCGACGTCGACACGTTCACCTGGGTCGGCACCACGTCGTTCGCGCGCAGCGGTGACGAGGCGCTGCGGACCGCGCGGTTGCTGCGGTCCTCGTTCGGCATCGAGATCGTCAAGCTCGACGTGCGCGACGTGGCGAACCTGCCGGACGGCCCGGCCACGGTGACCGTCGCCGAGCAGTTGCTGTCCGAGGGGTTCGCCGTGCTGCCGCTGGTCAGCGCCGAGCCGGCGTTGGTCACCCGGCTCGCCGAGGCGGGCTGCGCGGCGGTCCGCGTGGTCGCGTCGCCGGTGGGCAGCGGGCGCGGGATCACCGACGAAGGCGCGTTGCGGTCGGTGCTGGCGGTGGCGACCGTGCCGATCGTGGTCGAATGCGGGATCGGCTCGGTCGCGCACGCGGCGAGAGCCCTCGAACTGGGTGCGGACGCGGTGCTGGTCAATACCGCGGTGGCGATCGCGCCGGACCCGCCCGGCATGGCGCGGGCGATGCGGCACGCGGTACTGGCGGGCCGCCTGGCCGCCGCCGCCCGGTGAGCCTGGATGCAGTGAATGTGGCTTTCACCGCGTAATCGGCAGTGAAAGCCAGGTGGTCTCAATCGGTTGTTGCAAGTAGCGGCAGCTGATAGGAGATCTCTCATGCCAGGACCCCGGTTGACGTGCGAGGAACGAGTGATGATCCAGAACGGTCTGGATCAGGGGCTTACCCAGGACGCGATCGCGAAAGTCCTGGGTAAGTCCCCCTCGACGATCTCACGAGAAGTACGCCGCGGCGGTGGACCGCGGTGTTCCAGGCCCGGCACCACGATCACCGGCCGGCCTCGCCGCTACCGGGCCGACCGAGCCCAGCGCCTGGCCATCGAACGCGGCCGCCGCCCGAAACCCCACCTGCTGACAGGCGAACTGGCGGCGGTGGTGACCGGTCTGCTGGAAGCGGACTGGTCACCCCAGCAGATCTCGCAGATGCTGCCGACGTTGTTCCCCGATGATGAGGCTATGCGGGTGAGTCACGAGACGATCTATCAGTCGTTGTTCGTCCAAGGCCGTGGTGAGCTGCGGCGGGAACTGGCCGCTCACCTGCGCAGCGGCCGCACCGGCCGCCGATCCCGCGCGGCCACCGGGGCGCGCCGCGCGGGCCGTATCGCCGGCATGGTCCCGATCAGCCAGCGTCCCGCCACCGCCACCGACCGGGCCGTTCCCGGGCACTGGGAAGGCGACCTGCTCCTGGGCGGTACCGGCAAGGGCGCGGTGATCACCCTGGTCGAGCGGACCTCGAGGTTCGTGCTGCTGGCACCACTACCGGACAGTCACAAAGCCCTCGACGTCCGCACACTGCTCACCGGCATGATCACCGCCCTGCCCGACACGCTCACCCAATCGCTGACCTGGGACCAGGGCAACGAGATGGCCCAGCACGCCCAGTTCACCCTCGACACCGGCCTGCAGGTCTACTTCTGCGACCCACACAGCCCCTGGCAACGCGGCACCAACGAAAACACCAACGGCCTGCTCCGCCAATACTGGCCCAAAGGCTCAGACCTACGCCACCTCACCCAAACCCACTGCGACACCATCGCCCAGCGCCTGAACACCCGCCCACGCAAAACCCTCAACTGGCACACTCCAGCACAAACACTCGACAAAGCCCTACTTGCAACAACCAGTTGAGACCGCCCCACATTCACTGCACGCGGTCAGCGGGCGGCGCGGCGGAACAGCACCCCGGTGATCGGGACGGCGACAAAGAGGATGCCGGTCCACCACAGCACCGCCAGCCAGCCGTCGCCGGTGGTGGGGAGGCCGAGCAGGAGCGGCCGCACGGTGTCCATCACCAGGGTGATCGGCTGGTTCTCCACCACCACGCGCAGCCAGCCCGGCAGCGTGTCCGACGGGGCGAAGGCGCTGCTCACGTACGGCGCGAAGACCAGGAACACGCTCAGCCCGCTCGCGCCCTCCATGGTTTTCGCGATCATGCCGAGGATCGCGGCCAGGAACGCCATCGCGACCGAGAAGAGCAGCAGCAGCCCGGCCACGGCCAGCCAGCCGTCGAGGTCCGCGCGCGGCCGGAAGCCGACGAGCATGCCGACGCCCAGCATCACCACGGTGGAGATCGCGTTGCGCACCACCGCCGCGGCCACGTGCCCGATGATCACCGCCGAGCTGAGCACCGGCATCGAGCGCAGCCGGTCGACGAAGCCCTCGGCCAGGTCCGCGCGCACCGCCGTCGCCGTCGCGGTGGAGTTCATCGAAACGCTCAGCACGAGCATGCCGGCGATCAGGTAGTCGGCGTAGTTGTTCGCGCCGGTGGCGATCGCGCCGCCGAACATGTACCGGAAGACCAGCAGGATCATCGCCGGCAGCAGGACCGCGACCACCACCTGCTCGCCGT
It encodes:
- the thiG gene encoding thiazole synthase (functions in thiamine (vitamin B1) biosynthesis; in Bacillus subtilis this enzyme catalyzes the formation of thiazole from dehydroxyglycine and 1-deoxy-D-xylulose-5-phosphate and ThiS-thiocarboxylate), with translation MHAWLRVKGREFRSRLLLGAELYDSAKLIGEVLEAGGCDVFITTLDLGTGRSGVALSELSRFVDVDTFTWVGTTSFARSGDEALRTARLLRSSFGIEIVKLDVRDVANLPDGPATVTVAEQLLSEGFAVLPLVSAEPALVTRLAEAGCAAVRVVASPVGSGRGITDEGALRSVLAVATVPIVVECGIGSVAHAARALELGADAVLVNTAVAIAPDPPGMARAMRHAVLAGRLAAAAR
- a CDS encoding IS30 family transposase — translated: MPGPRLTCEERVMIQNGLDQGLTQDAIAKVLGKSPSTISREVRRGGGPRCSRPGTTITGRPRRYRADRAQRLAIERGRRPKPHLLTGELAAVVTGLLEADWSPQQISQMLPTLFPDDEAMRVSHETIYQSLFVQGRGELRRELAAHLRSGRTGRRSRAATGARRAGRIAGMVPISQRPATATDRAVPGHWEGDLLLGGTGKGAVITLVERTSRFVLLAPLPDSHKALDVRTLLTGMITALPDTLTQSLTWDQGNEMAQHAQFTLDTGLQVYFCDPHSPWQRGTNENTNGLLRQYWPKGSDLRHLTQTHCDTIAQRLNTRPRKTLNWHTPAQTLDKALLATTS
- a CDS encoding ABC transporter permease, yielding MTLRWAVTDSGALIGRSLRHIVRNGEQVVVAVLLPAMILLVFRYMFGGAIATGANNYADYLIAGMLVLSVSMNSTATATAVRADLAEGFVDRLRSMPVLSSAVIIGHVAAAVVRNAISTVVMLGVGMLVGFRPRADLDGWLAVAGLLLLFSVAMAFLAAILGMIAKTMEGASGLSVFLVFAPYVSSAFAPSDTLPGWLRVVVENQPITLVMDTVRPLLLGLPTTGDGWLAVLWWTGILFVAVPITGVLFRRAAR